The sequence tccagaaggatCCACTGATGATCAAGATATTTTTCTGAAGACAAGCATTCTCAGGACATGGTCACGAATTTGTTTGGTCTTCACCCCATAGACTATAGGGTTGAGAAATGGTGGGACTAACAGGTAAAGGTTTGacaaaaggatatgaacatatgGCGGTATGTGAGAACCAAACCTGTgtgtgaagaaagaaaagaaggcaagaaggtaGAACTGAAGGAACACACAAATGTGGGCAATGCATGTATTGAAGGCTTTGAGTCGTGCCTCCTTCTGGGGCAGTTGAAAAACAGTGATGAAGATTTGAACATAGGACAAGGTGATAAAGATTATGTCAAACCCTAGGATGGTGAAGGCAACAAACAGGCCATATATCTTGTTGACTCGGATATCATCAACAGCCAGCTTCACAAGGGCCATGTGTTCACAGTAAGAATGGGAGATGATTGCAGTTCTGTAGAATTTAAGGCAGCATTTAATAAGAAGGATGGATGGCGTTATAAGAATGGCAGCCCTAAGTGTCACTGCAACTCCAATATGAATCAGAAGTTGTTGTGAGAAGATGGTGGCATGTCTCAAggggttacaaatggccacatagcggtccaGGGCCATTGCCAGCAGGACACCTGATTCAATTGCCTGAAATGAGTGAATAAGCCACATTTGCAGCAGGCAggattcaaaataaatatttggcaAATGAAACCAGAAGATGCCTAACATTTTGGGAAGAATACAAGTGCTAAGTGCGATGTCTGTGGTCCCCAACATAGCCAAAAAAATGTACATGGGTTTATGGAGGCTGTTTTCCCATTTGATTATAGCTAAGATGAGGGAATTCCCAATCACAGCAGTGAGGTACATGACAGAGAATGGAATCCCAATCCAACACTGCACTGACTCCAGGCCAGGGATCCCAATGAGTGTTAGTACGGAGGGCATGAAGACTGAGCCATTGATAGTTGGCATGGTAACTTCATCAGTAGAATCAAATCATGACACTGCTTTTTCATCCTCTATTCCCTGTGAAgacttgataaatttaaaaaataaaaagaaattaatttattttaggcACATATATTTTACTATATTATGAATGTATCATATTACCTTTTCTACCCTAAGTATTCCTTTCAAATTTTCTATCTCATTTCCCAAGAGTCATTGAGTGGCCAAACATCAGGGTCTACATCTGTGTATTCCCCAATCATTTTCAATGAGCAAAATTAAATGGACTAGATGGATTCTTTCTAGCTTATGATAGCTGACCAAACTGGTTCCCTTTATCTCATGCCCTCTATTCATCACCTGTACATTTTTTGTGATTCACCAATTGCAATTGGGGAGAAAAACAGTCACTTATAGCAgattaaaagttattttaaaaacaatatcaCACCTAGGCCAGACATAAAGGATTCACAGTGGTGGTAAACCATTCAGCGGGATCAAAATCTGAAGACAATATTGACTGGagtatttttcagttttacatATCCTTAGACAGTTTCCTCATGTTAGTTTCTGAATAACCTAGtccttatcttaaaaaaaaaaaaaaaaattatctcataGACTTCTCAGAAATTCTTTCAATCTAATTTTTCAAACTTTCATTGTCTTTCCAAAACTTAACCATACCTTTTTCACCTTCTCCGtattttttgagaaaataaattcattaatGTTTGATCCATGAGAGTTTTCCTCTGTAGTTTTTTCAGAGCTTGTTTGAAATTTCAGTTTCCTTCCCGTGTGCAACTATTGTATTTAAGTTCAGGTGCCAACCTATCCCTTGTCCtcttttctttccccatcaatAGCCATTTTTACCTCTCTAAGCCCTTAGTTACTTCTTGTAGCTATTTGAAATGACAGTTAActgtctcttttttgttttgtttttacttgcaGTCGTATCCATATTCTATTTACTCAAAATAAAATGATACCTGTTTAGGTGTAAGTTTTCTTTTGCGTGTTACTTTCCACAGGGCTATTTCCATATTTCAATCTTCACAG comes from Elephas maximus indicus isolate mEleMax1 chromosome 7, mEleMax1 primary haplotype, whole genome shotgun sequence and encodes:
- the LOC126079203 gene encoding olfactory receptor 52A5, with the protein product MPTINGSVFMPSVLTLIGIPGLESVQCWIGIPFSVMYLTAVIGNSLILAIIKWENSLHKPMYIFLAMLGTTDIALSTCILPKMLGIFWFHLPNIYFESCLLQMWLIHSFQAIESGVLLAMALDRYVAICNPLRHATIFSQQLLIHIGVAVTLRAAILITPSILLIKCCLKFYRTAIISHSYCEHMALVKLAVDDIRVNKIYGLFVAFTILGFDIIFITLSYVQIFITVFQLPQKEARLKAFNTCIAHICVFLQFYLLAFFSFFTHRFGSHIPPYVHILLSNLYLLVPPFLNPIVYGVKTKQIRDHVLRMLVFRKIS